The following are encoded together in the Spirochaetota bacterium genome:
- a CDS encoding ATP-binding cassette domain-containing protein codes for MISVSGLAKHYGTVKAVDGIDFTIDKNEIVGILGPNGAGKTTTLRMLTCYLTPTAGEASVKGISVHDDPISIKRSIGYLPESAPLYSDMVVYDYLVYVSRIQEVKETDIEASIRYVVGKCGLSEVIGKKIGELSKGYKQRVGLASAIIHNPDILILDEPTSGLDPNQIVEIRSLIKELGKEKTVILSTHILPEVEATCDRVIIINRGHIVADSSTKELMSGTGRPTVIQMQLKCSASNAEIERIIKEAGNITKVVVSGTDVKDVHIETPANVDVREALYRLIKSTEWTLLEMKREAQNLENIFHELTREAVS; via the coding sequence ATGATATCCGTAAGCGGTCTTGCGAAACATTACGGCACGGTAAAAGCGGTGGATGGCATCGATTTCACCATCGACAAGAATGAGATCGTCGGCATACTCGGGCCCAATGGCGCCGGGAAGACGACGACCTTGCGCATGCTCACCTGCTATCTTACCCCGACCGCGGGGGAGGCGAGCGTGAAGGGAATAAGCGTACACGATGACCCCATTTCGATAAAGCGGTCCATCGGTTATCTGCCGGAATCCGCGCCGCTGTATTCGGACATGGTGGTCTATGATTACCTCGTCTATGTATCGCGCATTCAGGAAGTGAAAGAGACGGATATCGAAGCGAGCATACGCTATGTCGTCGGCAAATGCGGGCTTTCCGAGGTCATCGGCAAGAAGATAGGCGAGCTTTCGAAGGGCTATAAACAGCGCGTGGGCCTTGCCTCCGCTATCATCCATAATCCCGATATACTCATCCTTGACGAGCCGACAAGCGGACTTGACCCCAATCAGATCGTCGAGATACGCTCGCTCATCAAGGAGCTCGGCAAGGAAAAAACGGTCATCCTTTCGACGCATATTCTCCCGGAAGTGGAAGCGACCTGCGACCGCGTGATAATCATCAACCGCGGGCATATCGTCGCGGACAGCTCGACGAAAGAGCTTATGAGCGGCACGGGGCGGCCGACCGTCATACAGATGCAATTGAAATGTTCGGCGTCCAATGCCGAGATCGAACGCATCATCAAGGAAGCGGGGAATATCACCAAGGTGGTCGTTTCCGGTACGGATGTGAAGGATGTGCATATCGAAACGCCGGCCAATGTCGACGTGCGCGAGGCGCTCTACCGGCTCATCAAATCGACGGAATGGACGCTGCTTGAGATGAAACGCGAGGCGCAGAACCTCGAGAATATCTTCCATGAACTCACGCGGGAGGCCGTATCATGA
- a CDS encoding ABC transporter permease: MNELVSSLKGIVNWRKVFIIAMKELRFFFFSPIAYIFVCVFLLLMGILFFFVNNFFVVNQLEMRMFFEFMPIVLSIIIPLVTMALFSEEFSIGSYEVLNTFSVTTFDITLGKFLAATIFMSSALIPTFLYPISLAFLGDLPKAPIIGGYIGSVFLIGALSSIGILTSSLTKNQIVAFIIAFGASITLSFLLHISLPIIPGVLAGFVDFLSAYSHFSNIARGILDWRDILYFLSIIVLALFGTKLILDERK; the protein is encoded by the coding sequence ATGAACGAGTTAGTGAGCAGCCTGAAAGGCATAGTCAACTGGAGAAAAGTGTTCATCATCGCGATGAAGGAACTGCGTTTCTTCTTTTTCTCGCCCATCGCCTACATCTTCGTATGCGTGTTCCTCCTTCTCATGGGGATACTCTTCTTTTTCGTGAACAACTTCTTCGTGGTCAATCAGCTGGAAATGCGGATGTTCTTCGAGTTCATGCCCATCGTGCTTTCGATAATCATTCCCCTCGTGACCATGGCGCTCTTCTCCGAGGAGTTCTCCATCGGCTCCTACGAAGTGCTCAACACCTTTTCGGTGACGACGTTCGATATCACGCTCGGGAAATTCCTCGCAGCGACGATTTTCATGTCGAGCGCGCTCATACCGACATTCCTCTATCCCATTTCGCTCGCATTTCTCGGTGATCTGCCGAAAGCGCCCATCATCGGCGGATATATCGGCTCGGTGTTCCTCATCGGCGCGCTATCATCGATCGGCATACTCACCTCATCGCTCACGAAGAACCAGATCGTCGCGTTCATCATCGCTTTCGGGGCGAGCATAACGCTGTCGTTCCTCCTTCATATCTCGCTGCCGATCATCCCCGGCGTGCTTGCCGGATTCGTCGATTTCCTTTCGGCGTACAGCCACTTCTCGAACATCGCGCGCGGCATACTCGACTGGCGCGATATCCTGTACTTCCTTTCGATAATCGTGCTTGCGCTCTTCGGCACGAAGCTTATCCTTGACGAACGCAAATAG